A single window of Cellulomonas sp. NTE-D12 DNA harbors:
- a CDS encoding RNA polymerase subunit sigma-70, with product MTEVTTGTALVAAVEPLRRELVVHCYRLLGSVHEAEDAVQETMLRAWRAAERYDAARASVRTWVYSIATNVCLTALDGRARRPLPSGLGAPSTDPDAALRPDLDVPWLQPLPDRYVRTEAQDPAERSAARRSVRLALVAALQLLPPRQRAVLVLRDVLAFTAAEVAAQLGTSTASVNSALQRARATIATAAPEEDLLGDPDDSSVRDLVERYVAAFEAADVDALVQLLTADVVLEMPPVPLWFLGADDYGRFIARVFARRGTGWRMLPLRANGQPALAAYAPEPGGGHRLHTLQVLTVGARGIERNAVFQDAQVFAAFELAPGLPPR from the coding sequence GTGACGGAGGTGACGACGGGCACGGCGCTCGTCGCGGCGGTCGAGCCGTTGCGACGCGAGCTCGTGGTGCACTGCTACCGCCTGCTCGGCTCGGTGCACGAGGCGGAGGACGCCGTCCAGGAGACGATGCTGCGCGCCTGGCGTGCCGCCGAGCGGTACGACGCGGCGCGCGCCTCCGTGCGGACCTGGGTGTACTCGATCGCGACGAACGTCTGCCTCACCGCACTGGACGGACGGGCCCGCCGTCCGCTCCCGTCAGGTCTCGGTGCGCCGAGCACCGATCCGGACGCCGCTCTCCGACCGGACCTCGACGTGCCCTGGCTGCAGCCGTTGCCGGACCGGTACGTGCGCACCGAGGCGCAGGACCCGGCGGAGCGGTCGGCGGCCCGCCGCAGCGTGCGGCTCGCCCTGGTCGCGGCACTGCAGCTGCTGCCGCCGCGGCAGCGTGCGGTGCTGGTGCTGCGCGACGTCCTCGCGTTCACCGCTGCCGAGGTCGCGGCCCAGCTGGGCACGTCGACCGCCTCGGTGAACAGCGCCCTGCAGCGGGCGCGGGCCACGATCGCGACGGCCGCCCCGGAGGAGGACCTGCTCGGCGACCCGGACGACAGCTCCGTCCGTGACCTGGTCGAGCGGTACGTCGCGGCCTTCGAGGCGGCCGACGTCGACGCACTGGTGCAGCTGCTCACCGCCGACGTGGTGCTGGAGATGCCGCCGGTGCCGCTGTGGTTCCTCGGCGCTGACGACTACGGCCGGTTCATCGCGCGCGTGTTCGCGAGGCGCGGGACGGGGTGGCGGATGCTGCCCCTGCGGGCCAACGGTCAACCGGCCCTGGCCGCCTACGCCCCGGAGCCCGGCGGCGGGCATCGGCTCCACACGCTGCAGGTGCTCACCGTCGGGGCGCGCGGGATCGAGCGGAACGCGGTCTTCCAGGACGCGCAGGTGTTCGCGGCGTTCGAGCTCGCCCCCGGGCTGCCGCCGCGCTGA
- a CDS encoding dihydrofolate reductase family protein — MHQVIISEFGTLDGVVEDPDGSGGGGAGAWAFRFGREAIAGDVFRLGPLLETGTLLLGRRTWELFRQLWPTRTDPFSLAMNRIEKVVVSRGTPDLSGWDRSTLLAGDLLEQVPRLRDRSDVLVLGSIGVAQSLVAHDLVDEYRLLTFPTLAGAGRRLFEPDRRPAELTLGSVEQIGETVLTTHRRQR; from the coding sequence ATGCACCAGGTGATCATCAGCGAGTTCGGCACGCTGGACGGCGTGGTGGAGGACCCGGACGGGTCCGGCGGCGGCGGCGCCGGCGCGTGGGCGTTCCGGTTCGGACGAGAGGCCATCGCGGGTGACGTGTTCCGCCTCGGGCCGCTGCTCGAGACGGGCACGCTGCTGCTGGGCCGGCGGACGTGGGAGCTGTTCAGGCAGCTGTGGCCGACTCGGACGGACCCGTTCTCGCTGGCGATGAACCGGATCGAGAAGGTGGTCGTGTCCCGCGGGACGCCGGACCTCAGCGGCTGGGACCGGTCGACGCTGCTCGCCGGTGACCTGCTCGAGCAGGTGCCCCGACTGCGCGACCGGTCGGACGTGCTGGTGCTCGGCAGCATCGGCGTGGCGCAGAGCCTGGTCGCGCACGACCTGGTGGACGAGTACCGGCTGCTCACCTTCCCGACGCTGGCCGGCGCGGGCCGTCGACTGTTCGAGCCGGATCGGCGTCCGGCCGAGCTCACGCTCGGCTCGGTGGAGCAGATCGGCGAGACCGTGCTGACCACGCACCGGCGCCAGCGCTGA
- a CDS encoding alpha-glucosidase: MSAEPWWRSAVVYQVYPRSFADSDGDGVGDLRGITARLDHLATLGIDAIWLSPVYASPHADNGYDISDYQAIDPVFGTLADLDELIAAAHDRGIRIVLDLVVNHTSDEHAWFVESRSSRTSPKRDWYWWRPPRPGFVGGTPGAEPTNWGSFFSGPTWTWDEATGEYYLHLFAAKQPDLNWENPQVRAAIHAMMRWWLDRGVDGFRMDVINLISKDPALPDGVVAPGAAYGDGFPHYATGPRIHEFVAEMHREVLADRDDLLTVGEMPGVTWEQARLFTDPSRGELSMVFQFEHVSLDQGRTKFDPVPLSLPALKRSLAGWQEGLGDVGWNSLYWSNHDQPRAVSRFGDDGRWWRESATALATVLHLHRGTPFVYQGEELGMTNAPWEHVDQLRDIESINFYAEALAAGVPAAKAFEGLLSRGRDNARTPMQWDDGPHAGFSTGTPWLPVNPNHRWLNAAAQVGADGSVFEHYRALIALRHKDPVVALGAFRLLLPDDEHLWVFERTLEGYPPLLVLSNWSGTDRPLPPELDGWVDAELLLGNYPDTVPVDAPLRPWEARVLRRR; encoded by the coding sequence GTGAGCGCCGAGCCGTGGTGGCGCTCGGCCGTCGTCTACCAGGTGTACCCGCGCAGCTTCGCCGACTCGGACGGTGACGGCGTCGGCGACCTGCGCGGCATCACCGCCCGCCTCGACCACCTCGCCACCCTCGGCATCGACGCGATCTGGCTCTCCCCGGTGTACGCGTCCCCGCACGCCGACAACGGGTACGACATCAGCGACTACCAGGCGATCGACCCGGTGTTCGGCACGCTCGCGGACCTCGACGAGCTGATCGCGGCCGCCCACGACCGCGGCATCCGCATCGTGCTGGACCTCGTCGTCAACCACACCTCCGACGAGCACGCGTGGTTCGTCGAGTCCCGGTCGTCGCGTACCAGCCCCAAGCGGGACTGGTACTGGTGGCGGCCCCCGCGCCCGGGCTTCGTCGGCGGCACGCCCGGTGCGGAGCCGACCAACTGGGGCTCCTTCTTCTCCGGGCCCACGTGGACGTGGGACGAGGCGACGGGCGAGTACTACCTGCACCTGTTCGCCGCCAAGCAGCCGGACCTCAACTGGGAGAACCCGCAGGTGCGGGCGGCGATCCACGCGATGATGCGGTGGTGGCTGGACCGGGGCGTCGACGGCTTCCGGATGGACGTCATCAACCTGATCTCCAAGGACCCGGCCCTGCCCGACGGCGTCGTCGCGCCAGGCGCCGCCTACGGTGACGGGTTCCCGCACTACGCCACCGGGCCGCGCATCCACGAGTTCGTCGCGGAGATGCACCGCGAGGTGCTCGCGGACCGTGACGACCTGCTGACCGTCGGCGAGATGCCGGGCGTGACGTGGGAGCAGGCGCGCCTGTTCACCGACCCGTCCCGCGGCGAGCTGAGCATGGTGTTCCAGTTCGAGCACGTGTCGTTGGACCAGGGGCGCACCAAGTTCGACCCGGTGCCGCTGTCCTTGCCGGCGCTGAAGAGGTCGCTCGCGGGCTGGCAGGAGGGGCTCGGCGACGTCGGCTGGAACAGCCTGTACTGGTCCAACCACGACCAGCCGCGTGCCGTGTCGCGGTTCGGCGACGACGGCCGGTGGTGGCGCGAGTCGGCGACGGCGCTGGCCACCGTGCTGCACCTGCACCGCGGGACGCCCTTCGTCTACCAGGGCGAGGAGCTCGGGATGACGAACGCGCCGTGGGAGCACGTCGACCAGCTGCGCGACATCGAGTCGATCAACTTCTACGCCGAGGCGCTCGCGGCGGGGGTGCCCGCGGCGAAGGCCTTCGAGGGGCTGCTCAGCCGCGGCCGCGACAACGCCCGCACGCCGATGCAGTGGGACGACGGCCCGCACGCAGGGTTCAGCACCGGCACGCCCTGGCTGCCGGTCAACCCGAACCACCGCTGGCTCAACGCCGCCGCGCAGGTCGGTGCCGACGGTTCGGTGTTCGAGCACTACCGGGCGCTGATCGCGCTGCGGCACAAGGACCCGGTGGTCGCCCTCGGGGCGTTCCGGCTGCTGCTGCCGGACGACGAGCACCTCTGGGTGTTCGAGCGCACGCTCGAGGGCTACCCGCCGCTGCTGGTGCTGTCGAACTGGTCCGGCACCGACCGCCCGCTGCCGCCGGAGCTCGACGGCTGGGTCGACGCCGAGCTGCTGCTCGGCAACTACCCCGACACCGTGCCGGTCGACGCGCCGCTGCGCCCGTGGGAGGCGCGGGTCCTGCGCCGCCGCTGA